The genomic interval GGATCTCCTCGGTGCGCGTGGCATTGCAGCTGTAGGTCCTGCAGGTATAGGTGCGCACGCCGGTCGTGGTCTCCGTCGGCAGCGTCGTCACACGGCCGATGCCCCAGTAGTGGCCGCGGGCGGGGAGTGTCATTTCCTCCGTGTGACCGCAGCCGTCGTCGGTGCAGGTGCGGGTGCGCTTGCCCTCGGTCGTGCAGTTCGGGTCCGTGCCCGTCCAGGAACCGTAGTGGTGGATGGGCGCGTTGAAGTTCACGGTCACGCCCTCCGGCAGCGCGTTCTCGCCCTTGGTCAGCTGGGCCCACTCGGCCTCGGTTCCGCTGTAGTCGATGGCCGTGAGCGCGGTGCAGCCGGTGAAGGCGCCCGCGCCGATGCTCGTGACGCTCTTCGGGATGAGCACGCTCGTCAGCGCGGCGCAGCCGGCGAAAGCAAAGTCGCCGATCGTCTTCAGGCCGTCCGGCAGCTGAACGTCCGTCAGGCTCAGGCAGCTGGTGAAGGCCTGCGCCTCAATGGTGGTGAGGCTCGCCGGGAACGTGACCGCCGTCAGCCCCTGACAGTAACGGAACGCGCCCGTCTTGACGGTCTGCACCAAGTCGAGGATCTCATAAGCCGTGCACCTGTTCGGCGCGGCCAGCATCTGCCTGCCGTCTATGGAGATGAGGCCGCCGTTGTAGGTCCGGAGATACCGGCTGCCGATGGCCTCAAAGGAGACGAGGTTGACGCAGCGGGCCAGCACATTCTCGGCGACGCCGCGGATCTCATACCCGAGGTCAACGTGCGTGACGGCGGTCCAGTCGCCGTTCCAGCAGTCGGCCGTGGCAACGCCGCTGCCGTAGAAGGCGAGCGTTGTGCCGTCGCTTTCCAGCTCGGTTCTCACAGCGTCTGCCGCGAAGGCCGCCGGCACGAGCGCGAGCATCAGGCTCAGCACAAGCAGGATGCTCAGAAGTTTCTTTCTCATACCATTTCTCCTTTTTTCAACAAAGTGGGTATAAAAAAGAATACCATCCCCACCCCGGAAATGGCAAGCCTTTTTGCACAACTTTTTGCTTATTGTACAGGATTTTTTTGTGCAATGCAAGACCGGCGCTCCCAAATGGGAGCGCCGGTCTTGTAAAAAATATGCGTATGTGCTTATGCCTCGAGCTGCTGCGCGACCCAGGCGATCTGCGCCTCGACACTCGGCACGGACGTGCCGCCGTAGGACACGCGCCGCGTGACGCAGTTGGTGAGGTCGATGGCATCGTACACGCCGTCGTCAAAGAGGTCGCTGAAGGTGCGGAAGGTCTCGAGCGGCAGCTTTTCGAGCACGGTATTGTGCGCGATGCAGTAGGCCACGAGCTGGCCGGAGACCTTGTACGCGCTGCGGAACGGCAGGCCCTTCGTGACGAGATAGTCCGCGAGGTCGGTCGCATTCAGGAAGCCCGTCTGCGCCGCGTGGAGCATCTTGTCGGCGCGCACGGTCATGGTCGCGAGCATCGGCGCCATGACGCGCAGGCACATCTTCACGGTGTCCACCGCGTCGAACACGGCCTCCTTGTCCTCCTGCATGTCCTTATTATACGCCAGCGGCAGGCCCTTGAGCGCCGTGAGCATGGCGATGAGGTCGCCGTAGACGCGGCCGGTCTTGCCGCGCACGAGCTCGGCCATGTCGGGGTTTTTCTTCTGCGGCATGATCGACGAGCCGGTCGTGTAGCTGTCCGAGAGCTGCACGAACTGAAACTCCCAGCTCGACCACAGCACCAGCTCCTCGCTCAGGCGCGAGAGGTGCATCATCTCGATGGCGTAGGCATCGAGCAGCTCGACGCAGAAGTCCCGGTCGGACACGCCGTCGAGACTGTTGCGCGCCACGTCGTCAAAGCCGAGCTGCTTGGCCTCAAAAAACCGGTCGGTGTCATACGTCGTGCCGGCGAGCGCGCAGCAGCCGATGGGCGAGACGTTCATGCGCCTGACGGCATCCTGCATGCGGTCGATATCGCGCAGGAGCATCATGGCATAGGCCATCAGGTGGTGGCCGAAGGTGATGGGCTGCGCGCGCTGCAGGTGCGTGTAGCCGGGCAGAATGTCGCCCTTGTGCGCCCCGGCCTGCTCGACGAGCGCCGCGAGCACGTCCTTTGTGAGCGCAATGATCTCGCTCGTTTCGTTGCGCAGGTACATGCGCAGGTCGAGCGCGACCTGATCGTTGCGCGAGCGGGCGGTGTGCAGCTTCTTGCCGAGGTCGCCGATGCGCGCGGTGAGCACCTGCTCGACGAACATGTGGATGTCCTCGCACGCGGGGTCGAACGCGAGCGCGCCGCTGTCGAGATCGTCGAGGATGCCCTGCAGCGCGTCGATGATGGCATCGGCGTCCGCCTGCGGGAGGATGTGCTGCGCGCCGAGCATCGCCGCGTGCGCCATGCTGCCCGTGATGTCCTCGCGGTACATCCGGCTGTCGAAGCGGATGGAGGAGTTGAAATCGTCCGCGACCGGATCGGTCACGCCGGCCGTGCGGCCCGCCCACATTTTTGCCATGGTGATGGTCTCCCTTCGTGCGTTGTCTCCACAGAGAACCGCTTCGCTGGGTTCTCGTTTGAAAAAGCTTTTTTGACAGGCTGCCCCGCGCCGGGAGGCCCGGCGCGGGGAGAAAATCATTTCTATATATTTATTGTACCGCTTACATGCTCTTGCCGTCAACCTTTGCCTGCACGGCGATCGGCAGACCGTAGAGCTGGATGAACCCGGCGGCGTCCGCCTGGTTGTAGTCGCTCTCGCCGAAGGTGGCGATCTCCTCGGAGTACAGGGAGTACGGGCTCCAGACGCCGGCGTTGATCATGTTGCCCTTGTAGAGCTTGAGCCGCACCGTGCCGGTGACGTGCTCCTGCGTCTTGGTCACGAACGCGCTGAGCGCCTCGCGCAGCGGCGTGAACCACTGGCCGTTATACACCAGTTCGCCGAAGGTCACGGCGAGCTTCTGCTTCTCGTGCATGGTCATCTTGTCGAGGCAGAGCGTCTCGAGCACGCTGTGCGCCTTGTAGAGGATCGTGCCGCCCGGCGTCTCGTACACGCCGCGGCACTTCATGCCGACGAGCCGGTTCTCCACGATGTCCAGAATGCCGATGCCGTTGGCGCCGCCGATGGCGTTGAGCTTGAGGATGATGTCCTTGGCGCTCATCTTCTCGCCGTCGAGCGCGACGGGCTTGCCCTGCTCAAAGTCGAGCGTGACGTAGGTCGGGGCGTCCGGCGCGTCGATGGGGCTGACGCCCATCTCGAGGAAGCCCGGCTTCTCGTACTGCGGCTCGTTGCCCGGATCCTCGAGGTCGAGACCCTCGTGGCTCAGGTGCCAGAGGTTCTTGTCCTTGGAGTAGTTCGTCTCGCGGTTGATCTTCAGGGGCACGTTGTGCGCCTCGGCGTAGGCGATCTCTTCCTCACGCGACTTGATGTCCCACTCCCGCCACGGGGCGATGATGGGCATATCGGGCGCGAAGTGCTTGATGGCCAGCTCGAACCGGACCTGATCGTTGCCCTTGCCGGTGCAGCCGTGGGCGATGGCGTCGGCGCCCTCTTTCTGGGCGATCTCGACGAGGCCCTTGGCGATGCACGGCCGCGCGTGGCTCGTGCCGAGCAGGTACTCCTCGTACGCGGCGCCTGCCTGCATGGTCGGGATGATGTAATCGTCAACGTACTCGTCCGTCAGGTCGAGCACGTAGAGCTTCGACGCGCCGGTCTTGATGGCCTTCTCTTCGAGGCCGTCGAGCTCGCCGGCCTGGCCGACGTTGCCGGACACGGCGATGACTTCGCAGTTATTGTAGTTTTCCTTCAGCCAGGGGATGATGATGGACGTATCCAGACCGCCGGAGTAAGCAAGGACGACTTTTTTGATATCTTCTTTTTTCATAATGGTTGCCTCCATTGATTATTCATTCATAAGATGTGCATATTATTCACCTTTTTCGCGCAAATGTCAACCCTCTTTTTTGAATAAAATTCACGCGAGAAACGCTTTTCTTTCGGTGATATGCACAAAAGCGCGAAAGATATGCGAAAAACGCCGCCGCTCCGGCATTCAGAGCGGCGGCAGAATATGCAGTCATGCACGCATTTTTGAATATTGATCTCAGGAAAGCTCCCGGCGCAGCGCGTCGATCTCCTCGCTCCAGAGCGACCCCGCCGCGTCCGGCGGCCAGTGCAGCGCCTGCGCGCTGCTGCCGAGCGCGACGTGGTCGGGTAAGGCGGCCGGCCGCCGGAACAGGCAGCGCGTGAGCGCCGCCATGGCGCGCAGGATGTCGGCATCTGCGGCCGCGTCGCCGAAGGCGGCGCGGGCCAGGCGCAGGATGCGCCGCGGGTGCGCGCCGCAGCGCACGAGGTGGTAAAAGCAGAAGTCCGTCAGCGCGCACGAGACGCCCGCGCAGTCGGCGTCGGGCGCGGAGAGCGCGGCGCGCAGCTCCGCGCGCAGGGGCTCGGCCGCGCGCTCGGCCTCTGCCGCGATGAGCCAGCGCACGAGCGTGCGCGGCACGGCGGCGTTGACGCCGTAGGCCTCCGGCGCGCACACGGCCTCGCCCAGCAGCAGCGCCGTGAAGTCGGGCGCGGCGAGCGGGAGCGCCGCGTGCGTGCGCGCGAGCCCCGCGCGGTCGGCGTTCGGCCGCACGGACACGCCCAGCGCCTTGCACAGACGCAGCACGCGCGCCCGGTCGCCCCCCGGCTGCGTGACGGCGAGGACATCGTGCCGCGCGCGGCCGAGCAGATCCATCGTGCGCGCGCACACGAGCAGGGCGAGCACGCTGTCGAGATCGTCCGTCACGGGCAGCATGGCCGCCCGGCTGCCGGTGTGCAGCAGGCGCTTGCGCAGCCCGTGCGCCTGGATGGAAAGCAGGAGCTCGGCGCGCTTGCGGCGCAGGGCTGCATCGTCCGGCACGAACGGATGCGGCGACACCGCGCGGCTGAGCGCCGTCGGGCGCAGCGGCATGGAAAACGGCACGGCGCGCGCCCCCGCCCCCTCGGGCACAAAGGTCGTGTTGCGCCGGCGCTCGGCCGAGAGCGTCAGCAGGTCGAGCTCCGTCACGAGCAGGCCGGGCTCGGGCGCGAACGGCGCGTGCTCGGCGAGGATGTCCCCGTTTTCCGCGATGAGGTGGTGCGCGGAAAAGACGGCGCGCGCGCTCGACTCGTCCGGCCCGGCGTTGGCGTAAACATAGCCGCAGATGCCGCGCGCGCTGGCCGCGCGCAGCAGCGTGCGGCGGCGGGCGGGCTTGCCGGCCGCCTCGGGCGAGGCCGAGCAGTTGGCGATCACGGTCGCCCCGGCGAGGCACAGCCGCACCGACGGCGGTATCGGTGCCCACACGTCCTCGCACAGCTCCACGCCGAGGCGAAACGCCGGCATCTGCGCGCAGGCGAACACCAGCCCCGTGCCGAACGGCACGTCCGCCCCGCCGACGGGCACGCTGCCCGGCCCATGGTACGCCGCCGCGGAGGCAAAGCAGCGCTTTTCCGCGAACACGTCGTAGTTCGGCAGCCACGTCTTCGGCACGACGCCGAGGATGCGCCCGCGGTGCAGCACGGCCGCGCAGTTGTAGAGCTTGCCCCCGGCGCGCAGCGGCACGCCGAGCACGACGACGGGGTCGCAGTTTTGCGTGTGCGCGCAGATGTTCAGCAGTGCTTCTTCGGCCGCATCGAGCAGCAGCGCGGACAAAAACAGGTCGCCGCACGTGTAGCCGGTCACGCACAGCTCCGGCAGCACGAGCAGCGCGGCACGCGCCCGGTGCGCCTGGTCGATGCGCGCGCAGACCGCCGCCGCATTGCGCCGGGGGTCGGCCACGGCCACGGGGATGGACGCCGCCGCCGCGCGCAGGAAACCGTCTTGCATGGTCATTCCTCCCTTTTGGGTCAGTATGCCCAAAAAGCGCGCAAAAAGCCCCGCGCCCACTTTTCAACCGCCCCGCCGCGCGGTATAATACAATATAATATGTGTGCCGGTGACGGACACGACACCACACGATCATCATCCCGCAAGGAGGTTTTCCATATGACCGACCAGACGCTTACGACCGGGCGCTCCCTGTCCGAATTCACCGCGCAGCTCGCCTCCGCGCAGCCCGCACCGGGCGGCGGGGGCGCGGCCGCGCTCGCCGGGGCGCTGGCGGCGAGCCTGGCCGCGATGGCCGCGAACGTGACGGCAACCAACCCCCGCTACGCCGACCGGC from Clostridiales bacterium carries:
- a CDS encoding S-layer homology domain-containing protein; the protein is MRKKLLSILLVLSLMLALVPAAFAADAVRTELESDGTTLAFYGSGVATADCWNGDWTAVTHVDLGYEIRGVAENVLARCVNLVSFEAIGSRYLRTYNGGLISIDGRQMLAAPNRCTAYEILDLVQTVKTGAFRYCQGLTAVTFPASLTTIEAQAFTSCLSLTDVQLPDGLKTIGDFAFAGCAALTSVLIPKSVTSIGAGAFTGCTALTAIDYSGTEAEWAQLTKGENALPEGVTVNFNAPIHHYGSWTGTDPNCTTEGKRTRTCTDDGCGHTEEMTLPARGHYWGIGRVTTLPTETTTGVRTYTCRTYSCNATRTEEIPKLAPRVPVSERFDDVAPNSWAYEDIQYCVDYELMAGVGGGRFEPKTLTTRAQLVQILYRLAGAPEVSGETPFTDLTADWYKTAVLWAYQTGVTSGVSETTFAPDTPVTREQVAVFLARFADRVLDRYTPYMWDALFPFQDREQISYYARTAMNWACDLGLIKGIPGPGGLRLEPQSSATREQMAVMIARFCRRLNVWNEPMPEL
- the argH gene encoding argininosuccinate lyase, yielding MAKMWAGRTAGVTDPVADDFNSSIRFDSRMYREDITGSMAHAAMLGAQHILPQADADAIIDALQGILDDLDSGALAFDPACEDIHMFVEQVLTARIGDLGKKLHTARSRNDQVALDLRMYLRNETSEIIALTKDVLAALVEQAGAHKGDILPGYTHLQRAQPITFGHHLMAYAMMLLRDIDRMQDAVRRMNVSPIGCCALAGTTYDTDRFFEAKQLGFDDVARNSLDGVSDRDFCVELLDAYAIEMMHLSRLSEELVLWSSWEFQFVQLSDSYTTGSSIMPQKKNPDMAELVRGKTGRVYGDLIAMLTALKGLPLAYNKDMQEDKEAVFDAVDTVKMCLRVMAPMLATMTVRADKMLHAAQTGFLNATDLADYLVTKGLPFRSAYKVSGQLVAYCIAHNTVLEKLPLETFRTFSDLFDDGVYDAIDLTNCVTRRVSYGGTSVPSVEAQIAWVAQQLEA
- a CDS encoding argininosuccinate synthase; the encoded protein is MKKEDIKKVVLAYSGGLDTSIIIPWLKENYNNCEVIAVSGNVGQAGELDGLEEKAIKTGASKLYVLDLTDEYVDDYIIPTMQAGAAYEEYLLGTSHARPCIAKGLVEIAQKEGADAIAHGCTGKGNDQVRFELAIKHFAPDMPIIAPWREWDIKSREEEIAYAEAHNVPLKINRETNYSKDKNLWHLSHEGLDLEDPGNEPQYEKPGFLEMGVSPIDAPDAPTYVTLDFEQGKPVALDGEKMSAKDIILKLNAIGGANGIGILDIVENRLVGMKCRGVYETPGGTILYKAHSVLETLCLDKMTMHEKQKLAVTFGELVYNGQWFTPLREALSAFVTKTQEHVTGTVRLKLYKGNMINAGVWSPYSLYSEEIATFGESDYNQADAAGFIQLYGLPIAVQAKVDGKSM
- a CDS encoding NAD(+) synthase, which produces MQDGFLRAAAASIPVAVADPRRNAAAVCARIDQAHRARAALLVLPELCVTGYTCGDLFLSALLLDAAEEALLNICAHTQNCDPVVVLGVPLRAGGKLYNCAAVLHRGRILGVVPKTWLPNYDVFAEKRCFASAAAYHGPGSVPVGGADVPFGTGLVFACAQMPAFRLGVELCEDVWAPIPPSVRLCLAGATVIANCSASPEAAGKPARRRTLLRAASARGICGYVYANAGPDESSARAVFSAHHLIAENGDILAEHAPFAPEPGLLVTELDLLTLSAERRRNTTFVPEGAGARAVPFSMPLRPTALSRAVSPHPFVPDDAALRRKRAELLLSIQAHGLRKRLLHTGSRAAMLPVTDDLDSVLALLVCARTMDLLGRARHDVLAVTQPGGDRARVLRLCKALGVSVRPNADRAGLARTHAALPLAAPDFTALLLGEAVCAPEAYGVNAAVPRTLVRWLIAAEAERAAEPLRAELRAALSAPDADCAGVSCALTDFCFYHLVRCGAHPRRILRLARAAFGDAAADADILRAMAALTRCLFRRPAALPDHVALGSSAQALHWPPDAAGSLWSEEIDALRRELS